From the genome of Sphingobacterium kitahiroshimense, one region includes:
- a CDS encoding sensor histidine kinase, giving the protein MKIRTKVIVLFSAISIAYIVSFALYVSYFTKDSLQTKFYHRLEENATIVGNHIIQNDAYNNKVYYEVTRKYLRQLSEGKDYLLRIVKGHTDLRYKPDLPLPDAFYEEAIVNGKAQFLHNKTSYVALFFVDSLHKENLLVISAGVDEYGHDEQQILDHTLISGGALAIILVVLLSFYFANRLLAPIKAINKELTQVDISNLNKRVKNNYSNDDDEIGILISNFNAMMKRLDISVKSQQSFIGNASHSLRTPLTIIGGEAELALHHLDKNHEAYYSVEAIVKHASKMNLIINNLLLLSRTGFEGKIESKQWIRIDELLYDVQKSEKSMNPDCEIFLDFSHIPEDSSEMNIFVNPDLFYIAFSNIVSNACKYGDKKMVTISLVCHENLVVVKIADHGIGIPLHDQPHIFDSFYRASNVGAIYGNGLGLVLAKHIFELHHAILSVSSIENKGTSVSVYIPK; this is encoded by the coding sequence ATGAAAATTAGAACTAAGGTCATTGTCCTTTTTTCAGCGATCTCGATCGCCTATATTGTATCCTTCGCCCTATATGTTTCTTATTTTACGAAGGACAGTCTGCAGACCAAATTCTATCACCGGCTGGAAGAAAATGCCACTATTGTTGGTAATCATATCATACAGAATGATGCGTATAATAATAAGGTGTATTACGAAGTAACCCGAAAATATCTACGTCAGCTTTCTGAAGGTAAAGATTATCTGTTGCGGATTGTTAAAGGGCATACCGATCTCCGCTATAAACCCGATCTCCCTTTACCCGATGCCTTCTATGAAGAAGCTATTGTGAACGGAAAAGCGCAGTTTCTGCATAATAAAACCTCCTATGTAGCCCTATTTTTTGTCGATTCTTTACACAAGGAAAACCTATTGGTTATTTCTGCTGGAGTTGATGAGTATGGACATGATGAACAACAAATACTGGATCATACTTTAATTTCAGGTGGGGCATTAGCCATTATCTTGGTTGTTCTGCTGTCTTTTTATTTCGCGAATAGACTGCTTGCACCTATCAAAGCTATCAATAAGGAATTGACTCAGGTGGATATATCAAATCTGAACAAACGGGTTAAAAATAACTATTCGAATGATGATGATGAAATCGGAATATTGATTTCCAATTTCAACGCGATGATGAAACGACTGGATATTTCGGTCAAATCACAGCAGAGCTTTATCGGCAATGCATCCCACTCGTTACGTACGCCTTTAACGATTATTGGTGGGGAAGCAGAACTGGCCTTGCATCATCTGGATAAAAATCATGAAGCGTATTACTCGGTCGAGGCAATTGTTAAACATGCTTCAAAGATGAATCTCATCATCAATAATCTTTTGCTCTTGTCACGCACCGGATTTGAGGGTAAGATCGAAAGCAAACAGTGGATCCGGATCGATGAACTCTTATATGATGTGCAGAAGAGTGAAAAAAGCATGAACCCGGACTGTGAGATCTTTCTGGATTTCTCGCATATTCCTGAGGATAGCAGTGAGATGAATATCTTTGTAAATCCAGATCTCTTTTATATTGCTTTCAGTAATATTGTTTCTAATGCCTGTAAGTACGGGGATAAAAAAATGGTCACGATTTCACTGGTCTGTCATGAAAATCTTGTGGTAGTCAAAATTGCGGATCATGGTATCGGTATCCCATTACACGATCAGCCGCATATTTTTGATTCTTTTTATAGGGCCTCCAATGTGGGTGCAATCTATGGAAACGGATTAGGATTAGTACTGGCCAAGCATATTTTTGAATTGCATCATGCCATACTTTCGGTTTCCTCGATTGAAAATAAGGGGACATCTGTTAGCGTCTATATCCCTAAGTAA
- a CDS encoding Pr6Pr family membrane protein: MKQTALPQNVKGLNAVVLIIMAIFTLDSIEPWTAWNVDPTSPGYGWNRFSYFTIQSNFIAMVTYLIAAVAIFRNRQLGEWFRYLRAGAVLYMMVTGIVFAVLLRNTQLDPDHFSWSNFILHEFGPFFITVWWLLWPSRKPITSGKAFYLLIFPFLWVIYTFIRASIKGWYPYPFLDPATAGGTAGVMTYVCGLTIFFVVLCQLLAWISRARENNNTLY, encoded by the coding sequence CTCAGAATGTGAAAGGACTTAATGCGGTAGTATTAATCATAATGGCTATCTTTACCTTGGATTCTATTGAACCTTGGACCGCCTGGAATGTGGATCCGACATCTCCTGGTTATGGCTGGAACAGATTCAGTTATTTTACAATCCAGAGTAATTTTATTGCGATGGTTACTTACCTGATTGCCGCGGTGGCAATTTTTAGAAATAGGCAACTTGGTGAATGGTTCAGGTATCTTCGCGCGGGAGCAGTTCTTTATATGATGGTAACCGGGATTGTATTTGCCGTTCTGCTTCGTAACACGCAACTTGACCCAGACCATTTTAGCTGGAGCAATTTTATTCTGCATGAATTTGGTCCATTTTTTATTACTGTCTGGTGGTTGTTATGGCCTTCACGAAAACCGATTACATCCGGCAAAGCTTTTTATTTATTGATATTCCCGTTTTTGTGGGTCATCTACACGTTTATCCGAGCTTCGATAAAGGGTTGGTACCCTTATCCGTTTTTAGATCCTGCAACTGCCGGAGGTACAGCGGGGGTTATGACCTACGTATGCGGTTTAACAATATTCTTTGTCGTTCTTTGTCAACTGCTCGCATGGATTAGCCGTGCAAGGGAAAATAATAATACACTTTATTAA
- a CDS encoding response regulator transcription factor — protein sequence MEILLVEDEPSVISLIERGLKGENHSISVAMDGFTGLKMAGLNQYDLIILDVMLPGMNGLEICRNIRKTNKDVPILILSALNQTEDIVEAFNRDADDYLTKPFKLDELRARINRQSRKARQQTTTSNTITIDNLVMDRDSKNVQRGGKSVILTATEYRLLEYLMVNKNKILSRVDILEEVWGMDFNMSTNVVDVYVNYLRKKIDYPTEKKLIHTVIGMGYILRNEN from the coding sequence TTGGAAATACTACTTGTTGAAGATGAGCCATCTGTAATTTCGTTGATTGAAAGGGGATTGAAAGGAGAAAACCATTCGATCAGTGTCGCTATGGACGGATTTACGGGATTAAAAATGGCGGGTCTTAACCAATATGACTTGATTATTTTGGATGTGATGCTTCCGGGGATGAACGGGTTGGAGATCTGTAGAAATATCCGGAAGACGAATAAAGATGTGCCGATCTTGATATTAAGTGCACTAAATCAGACGGAAGATATTGTTGAAGCATTTAATCGTGATGCTGATGATTATCTGACCAAACCTTTTAAACTGGACGAACTTCGTGCGCGAATCAATCGGCAGTCTCGAAAGGCCAGACAGCAGACCACGACCAGTAACACCATTACTATTGATAATCTCGTCATGGATAGAGACAGTAAGAATGTGCAACGTGGAGGTAAATCCGTAATTCTGACGGCTACTGAATACCGATTACTGGAATATCTAATGGTCAATAAAAATAAGATTTTATCCCGGGTTGATATTTTGGAAGAAGTATGGGGTATGGATTTTAATATGAGTACCAATGTGGTGGATGTTTATGTCAACTACCTGCGAAAAAAAATAGATTATCCTACAGAAAAGAAACTTATCCATACTGTTATCGGTATGGGCTATATACTGAGAAATGAAAATTAG